The genomic stretch CCGGACTGTAAACCGTCCCTCAACTTCGTCCTCCTTTTCCAGCTGCATGAATACCTGTCACCGGAAAGAGATTACGGTACGGAGGGTGCGTCTCTTAAATTTGTGTCTGATGGCATTTATCTCTGACCGTACTTGCCCCAAGCGTGCTAGTGAGGGAAGCAGATCCTCTTTGGGGATGAAAGGCTTAACGTGACCGAGGACGATGCGTTGTGTGGGAGCTGTCATcagctccatctgtaaaaagatgtTTTCCACCGTGATCCCCCTGCTAAGAGCCCGGTGCACTAACTCATCATTCTCCAGCAAAACACTGCCTTCCTGAACTCTTTCTCGGTGGTCAAAATACCACCTTTCCCCACCTGGTCTTCCATGGCCTCCGCACAATTTTTCAGCTTAATTCCAGGAcgcaaaatacattgcaccccACATTCCACTTTCACCGACCGAAATAGGGCATTGTTCGAGGCAGGAGAGGCAGCCACCTTTGCATAACTCCCCGAAGGCCTGCGACTCCCTGGAGACTGGTCCGGCATGCTGGCACTACGCCCGAATCGAGAACTATATGGTGGTGCCGGTTATAAAGTCCTGGAGCGGTTTGGATAACTGGCCAGAAAAGTTTGTACTCAACAGTACCTTGCTGGCTCAGCGCCAGAAATTCCAATGCCAGGAAATGCTCCATCTGTCCTGAAGACCTCCCAGGCCGTGAGAGTTCAAGATGTCTCAACAGATGCTCCGGCTCCTACACCAAACAAGAATCATGaagatgagggggggggggggtgatgttgTCCCGATGTTAGTGGGGTAACAATGGCGTTTGTCTCCGGTTTTTGAGCGAGAAGGCTTCCTGGCGAGTTGGCAGCAGCCACAGCAGGGTGCTACGCTGTTCGCAGCCGTCAATGAACCCAgtccaaactggcagaaaaactcCAAACGAAGCTTCCACACTAAAACAGCCGCTCACTCACATGTCCAAGAGACATTTAGAACCACCTCCAATCTATCTCACGAACTTAACACAACAGTTCTTCCTCGATTTCTCCCAGCTCATTCAATACATTTCcatgctgtgtctgaccccgggagtgtgtgatcggatggTTTCGAGGAAGCTTCACtccgtatctgaccccgggaatgtgtaatcggactgtgtggagggaggttcactctgtgtctgaccacgggagtgtgtgatgggatggtttggagggagcttcactatgtgtcggaccccaggagtgtgtgatgtgacagtgtggagggagatccaatctgtgtgtgacaccgggagtgtgtgatgggaggagtggagggagattgtgtctcatcccgggagtgtgtgaagggacggtgtggagggagctccacgctgtgtctgaccccgggagtgtgtgacgggacggagcaGAGGGAACTTCAGTGTGGGTCGTAGTCCCAgaatgtgtgttgggatggtgtgtggggagcttcaccctgtgtttGTCCCTGGGATTGTATGATGGGACGCTATTGAATGATATTAAGCCTGTGACTAACACTATCAGTATATGAGCTTCCAATctcttttgtcttttttttctgtGAGAACAAGGAGATCCCGCAGGACGGTGGGGGTCGGGATTGTGTGGGTATTTGGGGTGTGAGGGAGTCGTGTGTCAGCCTGAATGGGAATGGTTAGTGAAGGGGTCTTGGGGATCAGACACCATCAGACtgacatccctcagcctggagctgagacgctgcAGTACCAGTGTGAGGAGCTCAGACCCATTATTGCAGTTCACCGGGGGCAACAGTAACCCCAGGTCACTATTTTTCTTCAAATGAGACAAGTTCAACACCAAGTCAGGAAGtaacagcggtttattgatttcatcacgACAAGTGTAAATTTAACAATGTTAGatgagggatttggaccagttggaggaatgggctgaaaaatggcagatggagtttaatgcggacaagtgtgaggtatttcaatgtaaatggtaggacactgaggagtgcagtagaacagatggatctgggagtacagatacataattccctaaaagtggcatcacaggtagatagggtcgtaaagagagcttttggtaaattggcctttataaatcaaagtattgagtataagagttggaatgttatgctgaggttgtatgagacattggtgagactgaatttagagtattgtgcgcagttttggtcacctatttacaggaaggatattaataaggttgaaagagtgaacaaaaggtttacaaggatgttgccgggacttgagaaactgagttatagagaaaggttgaataggttaggattttattccctggagcgtaggagaatgaggggtgatttgatagagatgtataaaattatgatgggtatagatagagtgaatgaaagcaggctttttccactgaagctaggggagagaaaaagcaaacaggtcatgggttatgggtgaagagggaaagtttaaagagaacattagggaggtttcttcacgcagagagtggtgggagtgcggaatgatctgccagatgaagtggtgaatgcgggctcacttttgacatttaagaaaaacttggacaggtacatggatgagaggtgtatggagggatatggcccaggtgcaggtcattgggacgaggcagaaaaatggttcagcacagccaagaagggccaaaaggcctgtttctttgctgtaatcTTCTATGGTCctaatgtgtgagctgctgacgtacGGGAACAAATAAACTGCTTCCGATTCACTCatagtcacacacaattaactgaccagcGAAAAGCAGTGACAGATTGAATAATCTCACAGTCGGTCTCCATCGGGGAACCGATAATCTTTAAAATCACAGTTCAGGACCacgtccgggatcgctgcagatctaCTGTCCCATTTGAggtatttgtcaatttaacattattatttcggccagactgccgaatgcactgtcctcagcaaagggagcaaaaagaTTTTCTCCCCGGACAACCTTGTCCGGGTCACGGGGTCCCAGGATCTTCCTGTCTGTGTAATGACCCAGGGTCCTACGTGGAGGACTCACGTGGGAGGGGTCTCGAACGGGAACATCGGGCAGAAGCTGTGCCGCAGGACAAGAAGCGGAAATACGTCACTGAGGGACCGCTTCTGATGTCACAGAGCGCAAGACTGGAGCCAGTTCGGTCAGAATGGTTGGGAATTATACCTGGCGCACGTCTATTAAAGGTAAGGGTTGCAGTTAAAGGGGCGTACGGGAAAACGGCcaaaatgtccccatcccgcgaGCGGGGATGTTTACATATTCAGATATTCACATGGTCACTATCATTCCGgggctgggttcctgcagagactCCAGTTCCTTCCACCCGGTCTCACTGAAACGATTCCCAGCCTCACTGAAAACATTGTtcctcagcctgaaacagatgggagaataaagatgaaataaacagaccACATGtgagtaacaggggaccggggttaatgtttcaacaactctcacagacaaatatcaccagaaaacccgcggatccgctgatattttatcacattgaacacaaacactcacccaatccgctccagactcgggagggtcagtatgaggcggcggagagcggggacagatcggtctgtcagcgagtttgaTACAAGGTCCAGCAccatcagtgatgggtttgtactgagagcggagacaagatcctcgacaccagaatctgtgagaccgacatggTTCAGCCTGAATATgacagagagtgagggtgaaggacacagagagacaggagacagtagaaatccccagtgtttatcagtaacacaattactgatcacattaatgttcagtgtcagacacccagtgactgtaaacacaatctcccacagtcttgtacctaccacagtttctgtattttacacgccgggttcctcagagctgcagacaccagtttcactcctgaatctcccagtttattagcACTCAGGTCCAGAtccatcagtgatgggtttgtactgagagcggagacgagatcctcggcaccagaatctgtgagaccgacattgtccagcctggagatgagagagagtgagagtgaaggacagagagacaggagatggtacaaatccccCGTGttcatcagtaacacaattactgatcacattaatgttcagtgtcaggcaCCCAGTGaccgtaaacacaatctcccacagtctggtacttactgaAGTTTCTGTActttacactctgggttcctgagagctgcagacaccagtttcactcctgaatctcccagtttattctccccaagtctaaacacaaacagacaaattgatgaacataatgattcaaaccgtgggtctgagggaatttctctcactcggatatttcaggaaacattaaacctttcagtaaatcactgatcgaagttcccatcactgtcaatgtccctcactgaccagctccagggtattcaccgaatgtcagtaatttagtctgtcgtTGTGAcactgtaaactccacatattctatTCCATTCCCCGATGgttagaaaagtgttcctgaTGTGAGAGGGTTGGGAGGGTCAGGGATGAAGGATGGGagaaagtcccacagtgaggaagatttgtgaGTGGGAATGTGTCGATGGGAGATGTTGGAAGAGACCCCACCTGAGGAAAAGGGATAGGAAGACAGAAtctgcaggaggaagggaatggggaagagagatccctcatgaggaagggtaatggggatgagaggttccacaggaggacggggatggggatgagaagtTCCACAGCAGTATACCGATGGCAAAAGATAATCCAACAAGATGAGATGATCCAGAAATACATTGCAAGGGAGGGGTGGATCTGAACTGAGGCCCACAATCAGGAGAGGAGATGCGCCCATGGGGTCTgggtatctggtagtgagcacagtcacacaggtggactgatggtgatagtcacacacagggaagggcaggggaggacaatctcacaatggtatttctttccttctcactgggacagtctgctgacggtaaggggaagggggtgtgaatctctgactcacctgctgcagtcagtgccagtctgggtgtcagtaacagtgagaaggaacattgtcaatgggcgtgtcacaggcagcaggaaacacggccattcctgtgatttactaccattaaaccaatggtcgttgttcactgatctgatgaattccccaacatcccttcacaaggaaccacagaaccctcccgtccttggggaattactggctgatcccctgggcatttgtcacaattcttcacaatctgatttactacaaatTTGACACAATTCGTTACTACAGTTTgacccaaatccctttacattgaAGCAACActgtggaacaggttcacagttcagagtgagagataaatcaagttacctcaactcctggcacttgtgcagcccgggtcccagccgctggattccttcacactgaacatGGCAGTTCtgcaggtcgaggtgttttattgtatcacagagtccaatGGCATGAGACAGGACTGCGCAGTCAATTGGTGTCAGTATCATCccattaaatgaaattgtttccacagatcccagtgcggcctgagccagtccacgattctgagactcaaacaggtagtgcaatgtgttcaggaggctgcTTTTACCTTCTTCACTCcatgtgtttccactctggcgtttaacctcctccttcacccagtcaatcacctggCAGGTTGtctgatgaggaaatggacccagaaactcctccaggccccgagctgtcattggggaggagagaccagcaacaaaacggagaaatacctcaaatcgcccatctgtcgtgttgtgggcttcagtgaggaatttcaggataccTCCGGGGTGTAtagtcaggaattgtgcgactgccgctacaaactcttggatggtgaggtgtgagaATGTGTAAACCAcgctccaggcagcatcctctctctccaaaagctccatcaggaacccggacaggaactgggaaggctgcagattgtacttgatcaaatctacatctgtaaacacaatcttcctctgggatactcctctgaaggccatcagACCAACATTGAGTAACACGTCACGGGGTCTCTCAATTTCACGGccatggtttttcaggatgttgtaaatatagtaggagtacagttgggtgatggtcttgggaattcGCTGcaggtccctgactctttgtgtgaagaaggggcccagtgccagagcgaggatccagcagtaggaggggttgtagctcatggtgtacaggatctcattctccttcacatgtttgaaaacagcttccgccaccgtctgatcttcaaaatgtctgatgaaatattccttccgttcctcatcaacaaatcccaggatttcggCCCAGATACTgatctctgccttttccaataaatataaagcagtggggcgggtggtcaccagcactgaacaccctgggagcagcttgccctggattaaactgtacacaatgtcagacacttcacaccaccactcgggatctgggcactggtgcttgggttctgtatctctctgactgtcagcaaaatcaattttgtgcttgaattcatccaaaccatcaaatataaacagtaatccctctgggttcttccagacctctctcagtaaattcctaaagtaaggatactgatccagaaccAGTTCcatcaggtttattctgcagttaatggagtttaaatcccggaatttgaaactgaagacaaactggaattgttggtatattctccccgtggcccagtcataaacaatcttttgaaccattgttgttttcccgatccctgcgactccggccactgctgctgaaTTCCCAGATTTGGACTTACttcgggaaaagctgctctggaataactgatcagtctGGATTTTTTCTAACTCTCCGCGAAggtgtttctgtctccactcgtcgtgctctttgcctcttgccagcagctcatgttccaccagtctccgatctcgaacagtagaaatgaccgtgagctcagcgtatcgatcaaccagctggaaaaccttcaccttctccgtcatccggatcgtgttcactctcagtgtttcagtttgtgcccgcagagtctccttatGTTTCTGTTGAatatcttccatgggaacagagaacattgtCAAAATGTTAAATGGCTCAACTGACAAAGAATTTTACAAATTCAACATTCAGTGTTTGAACGGATTTAATGCTTCCAATCATATtaagacagaaagtaaaactctgTTCACAGACACCAGAACTGACAGCGATTAATGTCTCAGAAAATGTCCAATCCTCATACTTTGGTATGAATTGCTTGTGAAGGCGAGCATTCCTCTGATATCCTACTCCATTTCTGACTGCACTTCTgttacaacaacatttcactatgtttaaagcattgtttgcatcattaacaGACGATGTTAATGTTAATCTGCTGTGGAAATACGGAAagcaggacactgtgcattttggcaaagctgcacactggggagtcacaggtgtccactgctcttgcattaaaacaggagcagaatatgtGTCAAATACTGAGGtcgggcagaatctgtggagagaaTGACTTTGAGGTTTCGGATCGACAGCTCATTGGAAAGACAATTAAAAAATTGTTTGCTTTTGGTTTCAAAGTTGGAGGAGCGGTGGACAGATGGAGTCTCTGTGAATGGAAGAGACCACAAGCATGACAGTGACGTTCGCCGTGTTTCTGGGAGAGGGTGGTGATGTCTCGGCAACCGCTCCTGATCAGTCTGGCAGTGGGGTGTGGGGCGCTGTATTATGAGGCCTCTGCctgtcagggtcgaccatggatgttacgTCCCAGCTGACTAAAAACACAAGACAGGACACTgctatatggagagcaagcagtTGCCCATGTAGCACGCTCCTCTCTCCATATATCTGATGAACACAAAGGAACGGCAAAGACAGATATAGCTTGGAACCAGAAGCATCGCAGGAGCAGCCAGTTTGCATTGAACACAACATAAGACTGCCTTAGGAGTTCCAGCTCCAGGTTTTTCCCTGTGGGTTTACTCCCATGAAGTGTTAGAGTGGCAAGGCAGCGGAggattgagatcagagtttttcttcccCTGGAGGAGCTGCCAATCGTGTCTGACAAAACCCATCTGCCCTAAGCAGATAGTTGTAAGtcccagtaacctgcctttgccctgtCTGCTCTCGGATGAAACtcttccaccgggcttagtagctaagccacacacgaaggccaggagctggacttggttaacAGAGGCTATTTGATTCAGACGCTATTGGGAGATAATAGCATAGTAGATgaacattcaatagtcttataaatgcagaattaaagctgtccttgaggctggtggtacataccttcagccttttatatcttctgccccatGGGAGTATGACAGAGAGAATGTTTGTGGGGGGTTAGGTTTCAGCAGCAAGGCTTTGGGCGGGGGAAGTAGCATCTTGCTAACCTGATTGAGTTCTTCCAGGAGGGgacaaaggtgatggatgaagttacacatggatattgtctacttggattttagTTGCGTGTTTGACAagctcccacatgggaggctcatacagAAAATGAACATACTTGGGAACTGTGCGAATTGTCCTGGCTGCCAGGGTCCCACACTGGGAGACATTTCTTTCACTGGCGGGTGGTGACTCTGTGAAATTATTGTCATAGACAGCTGAGgaagacaagtcattgggtatatttaaaatacagGTCGATATGTTCCTGATTCGGGAGACTGTCAATGTTTACTGGGATAATGGGGCAGAGAGGAATTGCAGAGCAAATTCATTGCGCCGAAaggattaattctgctcctggatcttatggttttagggagcatctggagtattgtattcacttctgattgtccagctcttgcaaggattggagagggtacagaacaggttcatcaggatgttgcctggatttggtgACATGTGCTACAAGTAGAGGTTTGTTAAACTTGGTTTGTTTACTCTGGTGGCGGAATGGAGATCTGACAGACGTGTACAAGTTTGCGAGATAAAAGTTTTTGTCGACACCCTCAtcttttatttgtttcttttttacaTAAGGctggtgtctaataccagagggcatttggttaaggtcagatggggtaaatttacagcaattgtggCTAGTTTTTTTTGACAGAGCTGTGGGTGCCTGCAAGTTACTGCCTGGGTCCTGTCGGAGGCAATTATGTTACAGATGTTCCTAGTTATACATGAATAGGCAGGAAATGCAAGGATATGGTCAGTAATATAAGAAAGGATACcaaagtagtttttttttctttcccagatatataaagagttaaaaaaagggagagggTCGATATCGGACCGCTGAAAACTGATgttgtacatagaaacatagaaaataggtgcatgagtaggccattcggcccttcgagcctgcaccaccactcagtatgatcgtggctgatcatccaactcagaaccctgtacctgctttctctccataacccccccccccccacccccggatccctttagccacaagggccatatctaacttcctcttaatatagccaatgaaccggcctcaactgtttcctgtggcagagaattccacagattcaccactctctgtgtgaagaagtttttcctcatctcggtcctaaaaggcttcccctttatccttaaactgtgacccctcgttctggactcccccaacatcggaaacaatcttcctgcatctagcctgtccaatccctttagaattttatacgtttcaataagatctcccctcaatcttctaaattcatgtgagtataagcctagtcgatccagtctttcttcatatgaaagtcctgccatcccaggaatcaatctggtgaaccttctttgtactccctctatggcaagaatatctttcctcagattagggaaccaaaactgcacacaatacactcggtgcagtctcaccaaggccttgtacaactgcagtagaacctccctgctcctgtactcaaatccttttgctgtgaatgccagcataccatttgcctttttcaccgcttgctgtacctgcatgcccaccttcaatgactgttgtacaatgacacccaggtctcattgcacctccccttttcctaatcggctaccattcagataataatctattttcctgttcttgcaaccaaagtggataacctcacatttatccacattaaattgcatctgccatgaatttgcccgcttatctaacctatccaagtcaccctgcatcctcttagcatcctccacacagctaacaccaccgcccaggttcgtgtcatccgcaaacttggagatgctgcatttaattccctcgtctaaatcattaatatatattgtaaacaactggggtcccagcattgagccttgcagtaccccactagtcacagcctgccattctgaaaaggtcccgtttattcccaccctttgcttcctgtctgccaaccacttctctatccacatcaatccCATACCCCCAATATCGTGTGCTTTAAGGAGACTGCCTAGGGTGTGTGGGGATTCCCAGAGCATGAGGACCTGCAGTGAAGGCTTCAACAGAACCAACAGCTGGATTAACATAAAAATACAATATAGAATATTCAGGCTGCCAAGAGAGATTCTCTAAATTGTAAGCTTAATCCAAAGATCAACGAATGATTATTGCTGAATTTTGATTCCCAGGTTTTGCCAAGTCACTGTTTAACACCtgagatgtggtttgaactgtgcatttcatcactcacctatcagcTGCGTGGGTAGCTCAGATAACCCTTGGGCGACgttcatgtattcctgtggatcgggacctgtttaaatatattaaaaaatccatggaaacagagctaAAATAATTAAACTAACTAAAACGTTTATTTCGATGTGtctttgtgttcagtgcgtgtTTTTAACGTACcgagttcctgtatttccctcagtattctgtccaacttcggtaactcagttctccatgtcacaaaggattcccacattgccctccgggcccgggagcctttgcccatcaccaaactgaggaagagtttggaactctctgcccgatttcccttctctgtcagttcggtgactttctataaaaggaaaacaatgaatttattgtggagcagacagacagacatggagaatgtggaggaaaatatctgttcatggtcccggtagcttcagaacagatgcagtcactgggctgctgcttcatcctctctgggttcagtcattaacagagaaacagtaacagaaggaaattctaaatcaatagtgTGCAAGAATAAGTATTTACTGACACCCTGCAGTAGATGCAATGTGACTAATTTCCTTGTCCATCAATGTGCAACATTACACCAAAAAGATGCGACAACAAGAATGgaagaaggggagagtgggagagcaaaaaatggatggcgggcatcactgaatcgtggctgaacgAAGTTTGTAGTTGGGTGCTTACATCCAAGCATAAATATTGAATCGAAAGGATACGCAGGTAGGTGGAAGTGTTGGGTCAAAGAtgctgtcattaaaaatgaaaagtcctgagaaagaggtgatatcGGATTGGAcgatgtagatgttaagaaactgcataagtaaaatgaccctgatgataCAGGCCtgttaacagtagccaggatgtgacctacaaattacaacaggagagggaagaggcaTGCAAAAAGGTGAATGTGAAAATAGTCACAtagtcaatatgcaggtagatttgggAAATCATGTCGGTGCTGAATTCCCAAGTGAGGGactttatagaatgcctatgcgatggcttttgagagaagcctatggttgaccccactataggaaaggcgGATCTGGATTCGGTGTTGCGTATTgcgccagatttgattagggagcttaagataaataaacccttaagaggcagtgatcgtCAAATAGCAGAACTCAcagtgcagtttgagagggagaatgtaaagttagatgtatcagtatggcagttggattacagaggcatgagagaggagctgggcaacAATAAATTCAAAAATGACACTAACAGCGACaatggcagagcaggaatggctgatGTTTCTCGGAGCAATTTAAAAGGTGCAGGACAAATGATCACGAAGATgcagaattattctaaagggagggcgATCAACTGTGGCTGATGAGGAGCACAAAAGCAAGGGAGAGGGTACAgaatattacaaaatatagtaGAACGCTGGAGGACTGGGATGCTTTTACAAACCAAGGCAATTAAAAAAGCCTAAGTActtaaaatatgaaatatgaaggtaggctAGCGAATAATGTAAAAAAGCTTACCAAAAGGTCCGTCTGATATttgaagagtgaaagagaggaaAGTGGATTTTGGGCCGCTGGAATATGACAGCGGAGAGGTAAtgtcaggggacaaggaaatgacggaAGGTATTAGTcggtattttgcgtcagtcttcactgtaaaaacattagaacgtgccagatatttgagaatgtcaacacgtacaaacaagctggatgaactcagcaggtcgggcagcatcagttgagatgagcagtaaaggtttcgggcagagacctttcgtcaggactaaagaatcattgactgctcatttgaactgatgctgcccaacctgctgagttcatcctgcttgtttgtatgtgttgatttgaccacagcatctgcagtgtactttgtgtttactatttgaGAATGTCAGGTGGCAGATATGAGTGTATTTGcaattattaaggagaaggcGCTCAGGAAACTGAAGTACTGAAGATAGAGAAGTCCAGATCAAGCGCACCCGATtgcttctgaaagaggaggctgaagagattgtggagacattagtaatgatcactcaagaatcactagattttggaatggtttcgGAGGATCGACCATTTAAAATGGgaggccagttagtttgatcAGCGTTTGGGAAGATGTCATCAGTCGAGAATGGAGGATTAGATTTTGGGGAATTTGGACGCACATATTAAAAAAGACCAAAATCCATGgaagggaatcttgcctgacagagcTGGGAACAATTAGGGCTTTTTCATGTTGGATGTTAGTGACCAAAAGTGTTCTGCAGTGTCTGGTTTTGGGACAGTTTCTTTTTCctttatgttaatgatttgaagGCTTTCTGACTAAGATTGCACGCATTACGAAGATATGGGGAAGGACAGgaggtgttgagaaagcagggatttCGCTAGAGGACATAGACTGATGACAAAATGGACAAATCAGTGGCAATTGGAATGTAGTATAGGGAGgtacatggccatacactttggcaGAAACGATTTTGCTGAGAATGAGTGCCGGATGCGCCTGTACCGGCTGGAGCGTGGAAGGATGGGAAAGGCAGAAGAGTTGAGGGcttggattgacacatggaattatgacatcatagccattactgaaacttggctacaaga from Hemitrygon akajei unplaced genomic scaffold, sHemAka1.3 Scf000144, whole genome shotgun sequence encodes the following:
- the LOC140723887 gene encoding NACHT, LRR and PYD domains-containing protein 3-like isoform X1, which codes for MLTKEGHFSREENEKVTELTEKGNRAESSKLFLSLVMGKGSRARRAMWESFVTWRTELPKLDRILREIQELGPDPQEYMNVAQGLSELPTQLIDIQQKHKETLRAQTETLRVNTIRMTEKVKVFQLVDRYAELTVISTVRDRRLVEHELLARGKEHDEWRQKHLRGELEKIQTDQLFQSSFSRSKSKSGNSAAVAGVAGIGKTTMVQKIVYDWATGRIYQQFQFVFSFKFRDLNSINCRINLMELVLDQYPYFRNLLREVWKNPEGLLFIFDGLDEFKHKIDFADSQRDTEPKHQCPDPEWWCEVSDIVYSLIQGKLLPGCSVLVTTRPTALYLLEKAEISIWAEILGFVDEERKEYFIRHFEDQTVAEAVFKHVKENEILYTMSYNPSYCWILALALGPFFTQRVRDLQRIPKTITQLYSYYIYNILKNHGREIERPRDVLLNVGLMAFRGVSQRKIVFTDVDLIKYNLQPSQFLSGFLMELLEREDAAWSVVYTFSHLTIQEFVAAVAQFLTIHPGGILKFLTEAHNTTDGRFEVFLRFVAGLSSPMTARGLEEFLGPFPHQTTCQVIDWVKEEVKRQSGNTWSEEGKSSLLNTLHYLFESQNRGLAQAALGSVETISFNGMILTPIDCAVLSHAIGLCDTIKHLDLQNCHVQCEGIQRLGPGLHKCQELRLGENKLGDSGVKLVSAALRNPECKVQKLQLDNVGLTDSGAEDLVSALSTNPSLMDLDLSANKLGDSGVKLVSAALRNPACKIQKLWLNHVGLTDSGVEDLVSALSTNPSLMVLDLVSNSLTDRSVPALRRLILTLPSLERIGLRNNVFSEAGNRFSETGWKELESLQEPSPGMIVTM
- the LOC140723887 gene encoding NACHT, LRR and PYD domains-containing protein 3-like isoform X2, with protein sequence MLTKEGHFSREENEKVTELTEKGNRAESSKLFLSLVMGKGSRARRAMWESFVTWRTELPKLDRILREIQELGPDPQEYMNVAQGLSELPTQLIDIQQKHKETLRAQTETLRVNTIRMTEKVKVFQLVDRYAELTVISTVRDRRLVEHELLARGKEHDEWRQKHLRGELEKIQTDQLFQSSFSRSKSKSGNSAAVAGVAGIGKTTMVQKIVYDWATGRIYQQFQFVFSFKFRDLNSINCRINLMELVLDQYPYFRNLLREVWKNPEGLLFIFDGLDEFKHKIDFADSQRDTEPKHQCPDPEWWCEVSDIVYSLIQGKLLPGCSVLVTTRPTALYLLEKAEISIWAEILGFVDEERKEYFIRHFEDQTVAEAVFKHVKENEILYTMSYNPSYCWILALALGPFFTQRVRDLQRIPKTITQLYSYYIYNILKNHGREIERPRDVLLNVGLMAFRGVSQRKIVFTDVDLIKYNLQPSQFLSGFLMELLEREDAAWSVVYTFSHLTIQEFVAAVAQFLTIHPGGILKFLTEAHNTTDGRFEVFLRFVAGLSSPMTARGLEEFLGPFPHQTTCQVIDWVKEEVKRQSGNTWSEEGKSSLLNTLHYLFESQNRGLAQAALGSVETISFNGMILTPIDCAVLSHAIGLCDTIKHLDLQNCHVQCEGIQRLGPGLHKCQELRLGENKLGDSGVKLVSAALRNPECKVQKLQLNHVGLTDSGVEDLVSALSTNPSLMVLDLVSNSLTDRSVPALRRLILTLPSLERIGLRNNVFSEAGNRFSETGWKELESLQEPSPGMIVTM